A stretch of the Streptococcus oralis genome encodes the following:
- a CDS encoding glutamate-5-semialdehyde dehydrogenase — translation MVSTQEQFEQVQAVKKSINTASEAVKNQALLAMADYLVAATEEILEANALDMAAAKGKISDVMLDRLYLDEGRIEAMARGIREVVALPDPIGEVLETSQLENGLVITKKRVAMGVIGIIYESRPNVTSDAAALALKSGNAVVLRSGKDAYQTAHAIVTALKKGLETTTIHPDVIQLVEDTSRESSYAMMKAKGYLDLLIPRGGAGLINAVVENAIVPVIETGTGIVHVYVDKDADEDKALSIINNAKTSRPSVCNAMEVLLIHEDKAASFLPRLEQVLVTSRKEAGLEPIQFRLDSKASQFVSGRVAEAQDFDTEFLDYVLAVKVVSSLEEAVEHIEAHSTHHSDAIVTENAEAAAYFTDQVDSAAVYVNASTRFTDGGQFGLGCEMGISTQKLHARGPMGLKELTSYKYVVTGNGQIRE, via the coding sequence ATGGTAAGTACACAAGAACAATTTGAACAGGTACAGGCTGTTAAGAAATCAATCAATACTGCTAGTGAAGCAGTGAAAAACCAAGCCTTGCTAGCTATGGCTGATTACTTAGTGGCTGCTACTGAGGAGATTCTAGAGGCCAATGCCCTCGATATGGCAGCGGCCAAGGGGAAAATCTCAGATGTCATGCTAGACCGTCTTTATTTGGATGAGGGACGTATAGAAGCGATGGCAAGAGGGATTCGTGAAGTGGTTGCTTTACCAGATCCTATTGGTGAAGTCCTAGAAACAAGTCAGCTTGAAAATGGCTTGGTTATTACTAAGAAGCGTGTGGCCATGGGGGTTATTGGGATTATCTATGAAAGCCGTCCAAATGTGACGTCTGACGCGGCTGCCTTGGCTCTCAAGAGTGGAAATGCGGTCGTTCTTCGTAGTGGCAAGGATGCCTATCAAACAGCTCATGCTATTGTCACAGCCTTAAAGAAGGGCTTGGAGACAACGACCATTCATCCAGATGTGATTCAACTAGTGGAAGATACCAGTCGTGAAAGTAGCTATGCCATGATGAAGGCCAAGGGTTATCTAGACCTTCTCATACCTCGTGGAGGCGCTGGTTTGATCAATGCTGTGGTTGAAAATGCTATCGTGCCCGTTATCGAGACAGGAACTGGGATTGTCCATGTCTATGTGGATAAGGATGCAGATGAAGACAAGGCTCTATCTATCATCAACAATGCCAAAACCAGTCGTCCTTCTGTTTGTAATGCCATGGAGGTTTTGCTGATTCATGAAGACAAGGCAGCAAGCTTCCTTCCTCGTTTGGAACAAGTTCTGGTTACAAGTCGGAAAGAAGCTGGACTGGAACCAATTCAATTTCGTTTGGATAGCAAAGCAAGTCAGTTTGTTTCAGGTCGAGTAGCCGAGGCCCAAGACTTTGATACCGAGTTTTTAGACTATGTCTTAGCAGTTAAGGTTGTGAGTAGTTTAGAAGAAGCAGTTGAGCATATTGAAGCTCACAGTACCCATCATTCGGATGCCATTGTGACGGAAAATGCTGAAGCTGCAGCTTACTTTACAGATCAAGTGGACTCTGCCGCGGTTTATGTCAATGCCTCAACGCGTTTCACTGATGGTGGGCAATTTGGTCTTGGATGTGAGATGGGGATTTCTACTCAGAAACTGCATGCGCGTGGGCCTATGGGCTTGAAAGAGTTGACCAGCTACAAGTATGTGGTTACTGGTAACGGACAGATAAGGGAGTAA
- the proB gene encoding glutamate 5-kinase has translation MKYKRIVFKVGTSSLTNEDGSLSRSKVKAITQQLAMLHEAGHELILVSSGAVAAGFGALGFKKRPTKIADKQASAAVGQGLLLEEYTTNLLMRQIVSAQILLTQDDFVDKRRYKNAHQALLVLLSRGAIPIINENDSVVIDELKVGDNDTLSAQVAAMVQADLLVLLTDVDGLYTGNPNSDPTAKRLEKIETINREIIDMAGGAGSSNGTGGMLTKIKATTIATESGVPVYICSSLKSDALIEAAEETKDGSFFVAQEKGLRTQKQWLAFYAQSQGTIWVDGGAAEALSKNGKSLLLSGVVEVEGSFSYHDIVTVADKETGQSLGKGRVQFGVSALEDMLRSQKAKGVLIHRDDWISITPEIQLLFTEF, from the coding sequence ATGAAGTACAAACGAATCGTCTTTAAGGTGGGGACCTCCTCCTTGACAAATGAAGACGGGAGTTTATCAAGAAGTAAAGTAAAGGCAATTACCCAGCAATTGGCTATGCTGCATGAGGCTGGACATGAGTTGATTTTAGTGTCATCTGGGGCAGTAGCCGCTGGATTTGGAGCTTTGGGTTTTAAAAAACGTCCGACCAAGATTGCAGATAAACAAGCTTCGGCTGCAGTTGGTCAGGGACTTTTGTTGGAGGAATACACAACCAACCTCCTCATGCGCCAGATCGTTTCTGCGCAAATCTTACTGACACAGGACGACTTTGTGGATAAGCGCCGTTATAAAAATGCCCATCAGGCTTTGTTAGTTCTACTTAGCCGTGGTGCAATTCCCATCATAAATGAAAATGACAGTGTCGTCATTGACGAACTCAAGGTGGGTGATAATGACACTCTGAGTGCCCAGGTAGCGGCTATGGTGCAGGCAGACCTTTTGGTTCTCTTGACGGATGTGGACGGTCTCTATACTGGAAATCCCAACTCAGATCCAACAGCTAAACGTCTTGAGAAAATCGAGACTATCAATCGTGAGATTATTGATATGGCTGGTGGAGCAGGTTCGTCTAATGGTACTGGGGGGATGCTGACAAAAATCAAAGCTACAACTATTGCAACGGAGTCAGGTGTGCCAGTCTATATTTGCTCCTCCCTGAAATCGGATGCACTGATTGAGGCAGCTGAGGAGACCAAGGATGGTTCCTTCTTTGTTGCGCAAGAGAAGGGACTTCGTACCCAGAAACAATGGCTGGCATTCTATGCTCAAAGTCAGGGAACGATTTGGGTAGATGGTGGAGCTGCAGAGGCACTTTCAAAAAACGGGAAAAGTCTCCTTTTATCAGGCGTTGTAGAAGTGGAAGGAAGCTTCTCTTACCACGATATTGTAACAGTGGCTGATAAAGAAACAGGTCAATCTCTTGGAAAGGGACGTGTCCAATTTGGCGTCTCAGCTCTAGAAGATATGCTCCGTTCTCAAAAAGCTAAGGGAGTCTTGATTCACCGTGATGACTGGATTTCCATCACTCCTGAAATCCAGCTGCTCTTTACAGAATTTTAG
- a CDS encoding RluA family pseudouridine synthase — protein sequence MEIKIETGGQRLDKSLSDLTELSRSLANEQIKAGQVLVNGQVKKAKYTVQEGDVVTYHVPEPEVLEYVAENLPLEIIYQDEDVAVVNKPQGMVVHPSAGHTSGTLVNALMYHIKDLSGINGVLRPGIVHRIDKDTSGLLMIAKNDEAHLALAQELKDKKSLRKYWAIVHGNLPNDRGVIEAPIGRSEKDRKKQAVTAKGKPAVTRFQVLERFGDYSLLELQLETGRTHQIRVHMAYIGHPVAGDEVYGPRKTLKGHGQFLHAKTLGFTHPRTGETLEFTADIPEIFKETLERLRKNENR from the coding sequence ATGGAAATAAAAATTGAAACTGGTGGGCAACGTCTAGACAAGTCTCTGTCAGATCTGACAGAATTGTCACGCAGTCTCGCGAATGAACAAATCAAGGCTGGACAAGTCTTGGTTAATGGGCAAGTCAAGAAAGCCAAATACACTGTCCAAGAGGGCGATGTGGTCACTTACCATGTGCCAGAACCGGAGGTTTTGGAGTATGTAGCTGAGAATCTTCCGCTAGAAATCATTTACCAAGATGAGGATGTGGCCGTTGTTAACAAACCTCAGGGAATGGTGGTGCATCCGAGTGCTGGTCATACTAGCGGAACCTTGGTCAATGCCCTCATGTACCATATCAAGGACTTGTCAGGTATCAATGGTGTTCTCCGGCCGGGTATCGTTCACCGCATTGACAAGGACACGTCGGGTCTCCTCATGATTGCTAAGAATGATGAGGCCCACTTAGCACTCGCGCAAGAACTCAAGGACAAGAAGTCTCTCCGTAAATACTGGGCAATTGTTCACGGTAATCTGCCAAATGATCGTGGTGTGATTGAAGCTCCGATTGGTCGTAGTGAAAAAGATCGTAAGAAACAGGCAGTGACTGCTAAAGGGAAGCCAGCAGTGACTCGTTTTCAAGTCTTGGAACGCTTTGGAGATTATAGTTTGCTAGAGTTGCAACTGGAAACAGGACGTACCCACCAAATCCGTGTTCATATGGCTTATATTGGCCATCCAGTCGCTGGTGATGAAGTCTATGGTCCTCGTAAGACACTGAAGGGACATGGGCAATTTCTCCATGCTAAGACTCTAGGCTTTACCCATCCGAGAACAGGTGAAACCTTGGAGTTCACAGCAGATATTCCAGAGATTTTTAAAGAAACGCTGGAAAGATTGCGAAAAAATGAGAATAGATAA
- the lspA gene encoding signal peptidase II, which translates to MKKRGIVAVIVLLLIGLDQLVKNYVVQQIPLGEVRSWIPNLVSLTYLQNRGAAFSMLQDQQWLFAIITLVVMVGAIWYLHKHMEDSLWLVFGLSLIIAGGLGNFIDRMSQGFVVDMFHLDFINFAIFNVADSYLTVGVIVLLIAMLKEEVNGNKN; encoded by the coding sequence ATGAAAAAAAGAGGAATAGTAGCAGTCATTGTACTGCTTTTGATTGGGCTGGATCAGTTGGTTAAAAATTATGTTGTCCAGCAGATTCCACTGGGTGAAGTGCGTTCGTGGATACCTAATCTCGTTAGCTTGACCTATCTGCAAAATAGAGGAGCAGCCTTCTCCATGTTACAAGATCAGCAGTGGTTATTTGCTATCATTACACTGGTCGTCATGGTAGGAGCCATTTGGTATCTACATAAACACATGGAGGATTCTCTCTGGTTGGTTTTTGGACTGAGTTTGATAATCGCGGGAGGTCTGGGCAACTTTATCGACAGAATGAGTCAAGGTTTTGTGGTGGATATGTTTCACCTAGACTTTATCAACTTTGCGATTTTCAATGTTGCTGACAGCTATTTGACAGTTGGGGTGATTGTTTTATTGATTGCAATGCTTAAAGAGGAAGTAAATGGAAATAAAAATTGA
- a CDS encoding LysR family transcriptional regulator produces the protein MNIQQLRYVVAIANSGTFREAAEKMYVSQPSLSISVRDLEKELGFKIFRRTSSGTFLTRRGMEFYEKAQELVKGFDVFQNQYANPEEEKDEFSIASQHYDFLPPTITAFSERYPDYKNFRIFESTTVQILDEVAQGHSEIGIIYLNNQNKKGIMQRVEKLGLEVIELIPFQTHIYLREGHPLAQKEELVMEDLADLPTVRFTQEKDEYLYYSENFVDTSASSQMFNVTDRATLNGILERTDAYATGSGFLDSDSVNGITVIRLKDNLDNRMVYVKREEVELSQAGTLFVEVMQEYFDQKRKS, from the coding sequence ATGAACATTCAACAATTACGCTATGTTGTGGCCATTGCCAATAGTGGTACTTTCCGTGAAGCTGCTGAAAAGATGTATGTAAGCCAGCCAAGTCTGTCTATTTCTGTGCGCGATTTGGAAAAAGAGCTAGGCTTTAAGATTTTTCGTCGGACGAGTTCGGGAACGTTTTTGACCCGTCGTGGTATGGAATTTTATGAGAAAGCACAAGAGTTAGTCAAAGGCTTCGATGTTTTTCAAAATCAGTATGCCAATCCTGAGGAAGAAAAAGATGAATTTTCCATTGCCAGCCAGCACTATGACTTCTTGCCACCAACCATTACGGCCTTTTCAGAACGTTATCCTGATTATAAGAACTTTCGTATTTTTGAGTCTACTACAGTTCAGATATTAGACGAAGTAGCCCAAGGACATAGTGAGATTGGGATTATCTACCTCAACAACCAAAATAAAAAGGGCATCATGCAACGGGTTGAAAAGCTTGGTTTAGAAGTTATTGAACTAATTCCTTTCCAGACTCACATTTATCTTCGTGAAGGGCATCCTTTAGCACAGAAAGAGGAATTGGTCATGGAGGATTTAGCGGATTTACCAACGGTTCGTTTTACTCAAGAAAAGGACGAGTACCTTTACTATTCAGAGAACTTTGTCGACACCAGCGCGAGCTCCCAGATGTTCAATGTGACCGACCGTGCTACTTTGAATGGTATTTTGGAGCGAACGGATGCCTATGCGACTGGATCTGGATTTTTAGATAGTGACAGTGTTAATGGGATTACAGTCATTCGTCTCAAGGACAATCTAGATAACCGCATGGTCTATGTCAAACGGGAAGAAGTGGAGCTTAGCCAAGCTGGTACTCTTTTCGTAGAAGTCATGCAAGAATATTTTGATCAAAAGAGGAAATCATGA